The Pochonia chlamydosporia 170 chromosome 1, whole genome shotgun sequence genome window below encodes:
- a CDS encoding TPR/MLP1/MLP2-like protein (similar to Aspergillus clavatus NRRL 1 XP_001268364.1), with amino-acid sequence MAAAGVDIGYIAGHLGLDQPVVTTLITEPTAELVATLLKAVAGKAHEYDTLYADKLQTDIELENAVRSSENRSQASKSTADKALKDVEEARQKLKEEETKRQSLENELQVLKAKNSDHADEVKSLNDKIETLQSSNRTNLSIIESNNKRDETITEELTKQHQRNVELAREVTSLQQSEQNAKGQLNSAKYREDSLKQQLELARRNSEWLESELKTKSEESLKYRKEKGARIAELQRESEDARSQVEALKRSEQQLRERLDAMQAKADEALVNLQKQEGAFAATVESYKQELGDQRRLVDMSDQLSKKHQERVRDLEAEKERLRDNYENEIRRVRLELEQERQNATEMEKRISQLEGELDEAQARMEHGPPPGSAPQTPRANGSFMARPSSPFGTPASIRGKSTQLTTTQALEQLFHTRGQLASEKGRSARLQEELEDMITALEAKAPEIQELQAESETLRREIARMSELSQQSFEERDSARKVARKAENALATSQSELKILRTQLRDLGTQIQMLVFNIYAIEKGMDQLTEEEKYRLQQLERGEITEEALSDLSDTHQFITQKLVVFKDIKSLQSKNEDLMRITRELADQLESEEALAAKHQAKEDHDRVEKLQRELEQMTEESRSIKNTMESYKTERDMFRRILQQRGTGVDEASMMRSSLDGSQRAPLASIEGGEQAESLGEALRKLQSEYDNFRDAQDGVRKDLRTQIDQLSSEKNSLHTERVKLQGEVRLESERREMLQSNYVALRSENTELQKRLQALSETAAKQDIRTQQVAEELIESRGLLDSMRNETANLKAEKKLWKDIQDRMSKDNENLIEEKNRLNHLLATQQSLENERNMSESEGRRKAQAKIDTLERELSDVQRKLSSETEESKKLQLRKEFEAKEAQKRIDELMTSLGQIREEHVSIKTSRDHLQARVDELTVELRNAEERVGRLQPRPTPRPGLGADGNERQHELEAELHDLNNDISDLKRDLDLANTQLENAKAQAEQYKELSQGNEELLEDLRQSQEQYRQEMEAMIEEKDNKIKELSQRIEDMSEELSRSNTELSQLRDSQGDVARKYEDEKAILEEELNRLKEDSARHVEATRYHQQDLRAQAEIASKAQQDYEKELVKHAEAAKLVQQLRSEYNELKSESASLHAEAESAKVTLAQSESSWEDRRQQLEQEMTELTARREDVNAQNKLLHQQLEGLTAQVAALQQSRSNGNGDGDEAMSPVNVGDALEGLRELNSYLRREKEILEVQYDLKSQESKRLQQQVEYTQSQLDEARLKLDQERTQSAQSGRASMTHQDLMEKLNELNLYRESSAALRNENTQLKDQIIEKNKKVEDMEAKVQPLEAEIDNLNTQKSYLEEEIKQIQEDRDRWQKRTEGILTKYGRVDPAEMEQLKKTITDLETERDGLRQGEQPLREKITELESTLESERQAWQTTRGKLTEQFKDRSRKLTGEKNEASQRATQLQEQLDKANGDLEGAQQLAENVGKEKSELEQQILSFKQQVEELRQQASQQQQAGQQTSAPAPTGPPGDATVSATVVTQLEQQLADTRKELEAVNAQKLGAEQQLEQLRSELQTAISERDEATKKVQNGDIVQTNGAAGENSASAPSGDGTATGLSDEERNALEQKVIAAEAKAAEFEQKANEVENKIQNTIKERSDRMRDTLNNKLKESRGKMEEEFKKKEDDLKLHFEQEKRIWQAENAGEKPATQPPATPAEAEGQQQPTHAAAPTTPNAAAGGIPDLSQLDDASIRQFLSTNATVKSIIGANIKKKLETENARIKSEFEAKITSAREQAQLMESKKSSLRLNMAENKLKSATAKLGVVETAANETPQKPVVEVWEVAKSTQAPAATPATPAKEAAATKQPTTPAAGAATPAAGTPAAQQSTQASAGIPAPKAANNPFAVPADATKSEAPNPFAVKAEAASAQVPQAQQPAPAQQQAQQQAQLAQQQQQGQQGQQPPPARSGIPMPRGGGRGRGGAYVPPGQRGASGNQEGGATGQGGRGRGGHRGGRGGMNPGATDFQPGAKRPRGDSEVGGGAKRARGAH; translated from the exons atggcggcagcaggTGTTGACATCGGCTACATTGCTGGGCATTTGGGCCTCGACCAACCTGTGGTGACGACACTGATCACTGAACCGACTGCGGAATTGGTGGCAACGCTGCTGAAGGCTGTAGCTGGCAAGGCGCACGAATATGACACCTTATACGCCGACAAGCTTCAAACCGATATTGAGCTGGAGAATGCCGTTCGAAGTTCGGAAAACAGATCGCAGGCCTCAAAGTCCACTGCAGACAAGGCGCTGAAGGACGTCGAGGAGGCGAggcagaagctcaaggaggaag AGACGAAGCGGCAATCTTTGGAAAACGAATTACAGGTGTTGAAGGCAAAGAATTCCGATCACGCTGATGAAGTGAAGAGCCTCAATGACAAAATTGAGACCCTGCAGTCATCCAACCGAACAAATCTGAGCATCATCGAATCGAACAATAAGCGCGATGAAACCATTACGGAGGAACTCACTAAGCAACACCAGCGGAACGTGGAGTTGGCTCGCGAGGTCACGAGCCTTCAACAATCAGAGCAAAATGCAAAGGGTCAACTCAACAGCGCCAAGTATCGCGAGGATTCGTTGAAGCAACAACTTGAGCTAGCTCGCCGTAATAGCGAATGGCTCGAGAGTGAGCTCAAGACCAAGAGCGAAGAATCCTTGAAatacagaaaagaaaaaggtgCCCGTATTGCTGAACTCCAGCGCGAGAGCGAGGATGCCAGGTCACAGGTTGAGGCACTCAAACGATCCGAACAGCAGCTTCGCGAGCGTCTCGATGCCATGCAGGCCAAAGCTGATGAGGCCCTTGTCAACTTACAGAAGCAGGAAGGTGCCTTTGCTGCCACCGTCGAAAGTTATAAGCAAGAACTGGGAGACCAGCGAAGACTTGTTGACATGTCCGACCAGCTGAGCAAGAAACACCAAGAACGTGTGCGCGACCTtgaggccgagaaggagCGTCTAAGAGACAACTACGAAAACGAAATTCGACGGGTTCGACTAGAGCTAGAAcaagaaaggcaaaatgCGACCGAGATGGAGAAAAGAATTAGCCAACTCGAAGGCGAACTCGACGAAGCCCAGGCTCGGATGGAGCATGGCCCTCCGCCTGGCTCAGCGCCTCAGACACCGAGAGCAAACGGTTCTTTCATGGCTCGTCCGTCCTCACCTTTTGGTACACCGGCATCAATTCGTGGCAAGTCGACACAGTTGACGACCACTCAGGCGCTGGAGCAACTGTTCCACACCCGAGGTCAGCTTGCGAGCGAGAAAGGCAGGAGCGCCAGGCTACaggaggagcttgaagaTATGATTACGGCACTTGAGGCCAAAGCACCCGAAATTCAAGAGCTACAGGCCGAGTCTGAAACACTTCGCCGTGAAATAGCCCGGATGTCAGAATTATCTCAGCAAAGTTTCGAGGAGCGAGATAGCGCGAGAAAGGTAGCCCGCAAGGCAGAAAATGCATTGGCTACGTCTCAGTCTGAACTGAAGATCCTTCGAACGCAACTGCGGGACTTGGGAACTCAGATTCAGATGCTTGTTTTTAACATCTATGCCATCGAAAAAGGCATGGACCAATTGACTGAGGAGGAGAAATACAGACTTCAGCAGCTCGAAAGAGGAGAAATCACCGAGGAGGCCCTCTCTGATCTCTCTGATACTCATCAGTTCATTACTCAAAAATTGGTGGTTttcaaagacatcaagtCTCTGCAATCAAAGAACGAAGACTTAATGCGCATCACTCGCGAACTGGCGGACCAGCTTGAGAGCGAGGAAGCTCTCGCCGCAAaacaccaagccaaggaagACCATGATCGTGTCGAGAAATTGCAGCGGGAACTCGAGCAAATGACGGAGGAGAGCAGGTCAATTAAGAATACGATGGAGAGTTACAAGACAGAGCGAGACATGTTCCGGCGAATCCTTCAACAACGTGGCACCGGTGTCGACGAAGCTTCAATGATGCGTAGCTCACTGGATGGAAGCCAGAGGGCACCACTCGCTAGCATCGAGGGTGGTGAACAGGCAGAGTCCCTCGGCGAAGCCCTTCGGAAACTGCAATCTGAGTACGATAACTTTAGAGATGCGCAAGACGGCGTTCGCAAGGACCTGAGAACTCAAATCGACCAGTTATCCAGTGAAAAGAATTCTCTTCACACAGAACGTGTCAAGTTGCAGGGCGAAGTGAGATTGGAGTCTGAACGTCgggagatgctgcagagcaATTACGTTGCGTTGCGATCCGAAAACACTGAACTGCAAAAGAGACTCCAAGCTCTCTCCGAAACCGCCGCAAAGCAGGACATTCGAACACAGCAGGTCGCTGAGGAGCTCATTGAAAGCAGGGGCTTGCTGGACAGCATGAGAAACGAAACGGCCAATTTGAAGGCCGAAAAGAAACTTTGGAAAGATATCCAGGATCGTATGAGCAAGGATAACGAGAATTTGATTGAGGAAAAGAATCGGCTGaatcatcttcttgccactcAACAATCTCTGGAGAATGAACGCAACATGTCTGAGTCTGAAGGTCGACGGAAGGCACAGGCTAAGATTGATACTTTGGAGCGCGAGTTATCCGATGTGCAGAGGAAGCTTTCCAGCGAAACAGAAGAGAGCAAGAAACTGCAGCTCCGAAAGGAGTTCGAGGCCAAGGAAGCGCAAAAGAGAATCGACGAACTCATGACTAGCTTGGGCCAGATTCGCGAAGAGCATGTCAGCATCAAGACTTCTCGAGACCACCTGCAGGCTCGCGTTGATGAGCTGACCGTCGAGCTGCGAAATGCCGAAGAGCGTGTCGGCCGGCTACAACCTCGACCTACTCCACGACCTGGCCTAGGCGCTGATGGAAACGAGCGGCAAcacgagctcgaggctgaGCTTCATGACCTTAACAATGATATTTCTGACCTCAAGCGTGATCTCGACCTAGCCAACACCCAACTTGAGAATGCCAAGGCTCAGGCTGAGCAGTACAAGGAGCTTAGTCAAGGCAACGAAGAGTTACTCGAAGACTTGCGACAATCTCAAGAACAGTACAGACAAGAGATGGAGGCCATGattgaggagaaggacaacAAGATCAAAGAGCTCAGTCAACGGATCGAAGATATGTCCGAAGAGCTGTCTCGCTCGAATACAGAGCTGTCGCAGTTGCGTGACTCTCAAGGCGATGTCGCTCGTAAATACGAGGATGAAAAGGCAAttcttgaagaagagctAAACCGCCTCAAGGAAGACAGCGCCAGGCACGTCGAAGCTACGCGATACCATCAGCAGGATTTGCGTGCCCAAGCCGAGATTGCTTCCAAGGCTCAGCAAGACTACGAGAAAGAACTGGTCAAACATGCTGAAGCTGCTAAGCTCGTTCAGCAACTACGAAGCGAGTATAATGAGCTGAAGAGCGAATCAGCATCACTACATGCGGAAGCAGAATCTGCCAAGGTTACACTAGCACAAAGTGAGAGCTCTTGGGAGGATCGTCGACAGCAGTTAGAACAGGAAATGACAGAGCTGACTGCTCGCCGCGAGGATGTCAACGCTCAAAATAAACTGCTTCACCAACAGCTCGAAGGGTTAACCGCCCAGGTTGCTGCCTTACAGCAAAGCAGATCGAATGgcaatggagatggtgatgaagctATGTCACCCGTGAACGTGGGCGATGCTCTGGAAGGTTTGCGCGAACTCAACAGCTACTTGCGTCGCGAAAAGGAGATTTTGGAAGTTCAGTACGACTTGAAATCACAAGAGTCGAAGCGCCTCCAGCAACAAGTTGAGTACACGCAATCACAGCTAGATGAAGCTCGCCTGAAGCTTGACCAAGAACGCACACAATCCGCGCAAAGCGGTCGCGCGTCAATGACGCACCAAGATTTGATGGAAAAGCTCAATGAACTCAACTTGTACCGAGAAAGTAGTGCTGCTCTTCGCAACGAGAACACCCAACTCAAGGACCAGATTATCgagaaaaacaagaaagTGGAGGATATGGAGGCCAAGGTGCAACCTCTTGAGGCTGAAATAGATAATCTCAACACCCAAAAGTCCTACCTCGAGGAGGAGATCAAGCAGATTCAGGAGGATCGAGACCGATGGCAGAAGCGAACTGAAGGCATCCTGACCAAGTACGGCCGTGTTGACCCGGCAGAAATGGAGCAACTGAAGAAAACCATAACGGACTTGGAGACTGAGCGAGATGGACTTAGACAGGGCGAGCAGCCACTTCGGGAGAAAATTACCGAGCTGGAGTCAACTCTGGAGAGCGAGCGCCAAGCCTGGCAAACTACTCGGGGAAAGCTCACCGAGCAATTCAAAGATCGGTCAAGGAAGCTCACTGGTGAGAAGAACGAAGCTTCTCAACGTGCTACCCAACTGCAGGAGCAACttgacaaggccaatggAGACCTCGAGGGTGCTCAACAATTGGCCGAAAATGTAGGAAAAGAGAAGTCAGAGCTTGAGCAACAGATTCTGTCTTTCAAACAACAAGTGGAAGAGCTTCGACAACAAGCgtctcaacaacagcaagctgGGCAGCAAACCTCAGCCCCGGCGCCTACTGGCCCGCCTGGTGATGCGACAGTGTCCGCTACAGTCGTTACTCAATTAGAGCAACAGCTGGCCGATACTCGCAAGGAATTGGAAGCCGTCAATGCCCAAAAGCTTGGCGCAGAACAACAACTCGAGCAGCTCCGCTCAGAGCTCCAAACCGCTATTTCTGAACGTGACGAGGCCACGAAGAAGGTGCAGAACGGCGATATTGTGCAGACCAATGGCGCCGCTGGTGAGAATTCCGCCTCTGCACCATCGGGCGATGGCACAGCCACTGGCCTGTCGGACGAAGAACGTAATGCCTTGGAGCAGAAGGTGATTGCCGCAGAGGCCAAGGCGGCCGAGTTTGAGCAGAAAGCGAACGAAGTAGAAAACAAGATCCAAAACACAATCAAGGAACGATCTGACCGGATGCGCGACactctcaacaacaaactcAAGGAGAGCCGAGGTAAAATGGAAGAGGAGttcaaaaagaaggaggacGATCTCAAACTTCATTTCGAACAGGAGAAGCGAATCTGGCAAGCGGAAAATGCTGGAGAGAAACCTGCTACTCAACCACCTGCAACACCAGCCGAAGCAGAaggacaacaacaacctACACACGCGGCAGCGCCAACCACGCCGAATGCCGCTGCTGGCGGCATTCCGGATCTTTCTCAActggatgatgccagcaTTCGACAATTCCTCTCTACCAATGCAACGGTTAAAAGCATCATTGGAGCTAatatcaagaagaagctagaAACAGAGAATGCTAGAATCAAATCCGAGTTCGAAGCAAAGATAACATCAGCACGCGAGCAAGCTCAGCTGATGGAATCTAAGAAGTCTAGTCTCCgtctcaacatggcagagAACAAACTGAAATCCGCCACGGCTAAGTTGGGCGTGGTTGAGACAGCTGCAAACGAGACACCACAGAAACCAGTTGTGGAAGTTTGGGAAGTCGCAAAGTCTACGCAAGCGCCGGCAGCAACGcccgcaacaccagcaaaAGAGGCGGCGGCTACAAAGCAACCGACAACACCAGCGGCTGGTGCGGCAACGCCTGCTGCTGGCACTCCAGCTGCTCAACAATCGACACAAGC